From Tripterygium wilfordii isolate XIE 37 chromosome 13, ASM1340144v1, whole genome shotgun sequence, the proteins below share one genomic window:
- the LOC120013477 gene encoding transcription termination factor MTERF5, chloroplastic-like, with translation MQSLNSYLRKLPLSSKNILVVCSPFSSPSLSSNPEPKLALIDYLVTSFNFSESQALSIINRFPRAKSPDNPRAVFLFLQNLGFSTADIQSTARVFPQILFTNVEKTLTPKFKFFQDLGLVGSDLGKFMSKSSSILTNSLDKKLVPSVDILKKILLNDENNAALFQVLSRDNRVVQSESKLSSNIAFLESCGIVGSQLSQLLKRQPRLFCSAESSLKDLVSRAFNLGFSVDSRMFVHALYTVSCLSDATIERRLKLLRSFGYSGDECMEMLKAAPALLRTSDKKLKQGMKFFLFTVKLKKEVLVGRPSFLMYSLEDRVIPRYRVIQIMKSKRLLKKEPSFLRTVKLTEDVFLEKYISKFRDHAEELLVAYKGHMLDSPEKQDWVGFVLVLVYSWIYICSCVCQTNEVPRNDNDLIMSITNFSCSDALFPGPEVI, from the exons ATGCAGTCTCTGAATTCATATCTCCGAAAGCTCCCGTTGAgctcaaaaaatattttggtcGTATgttctcccttctcttccccctCTCTTTCTTCAAACCCAGAACCGAAGCTTGCTCTTATCGATTACCTCGTCACCTCCTTCAATTTCTCCGAATCACAGGCCCTCTCCATCATAAACCGCTTTCCGCGCGCCAAATCCCCTGATAATCCACGCGCAGTCTTTCTGTTTCTCCAGAATCTCGGATTCTCCACCGCCGATATCCAATCCACCGCTCGCGTCTTCCCCCAAATCCTCTTCACCAATGTTGAAAAGACCCTTACGCCCAAGTTCAAGTTTTTTCAGGATCTGGGTCTTGTGGGTTCTGATCTGGGTAAGTTCATGTCCAAGAGTTCCAGTATTTTGACGAATAGTTTGGACAAAAAGTTGGTTCCATCTGTTGATATTTTGAAGAAAATCTTGTTGAACGATGAGAACAATGCGGCTTTGTTCCAGGTTTTGAGTAGAGATAATCGGGTTGTCCAAAGTGAATCTAAACTGTCCTCCAACATTGCCTTTCTGGAAAGTTGTGGAATTGTTGGCTCTCAACTTTCACAGTTATTGAAGAGGCAGCCTAGGCTTTTTTGTTCGGCAGAATCATCACTTAAGGATCTAGTTTCGCGGGCTTTTAATCTGGGATTTTCGGTGGATTCAAGGATGTTTGTTCATGCATTGTATACTGTTAGCTGTTTGAGTGATGCCACAATTGAGAGAAGATTGAAGTTGCTTAGGAGTTTTGGGTATTCAGGGGATGAGTGTATGGAGATGTTAAAAGCGGCACCAGCTTTACTTAGGACCTCTGATAAGAAGTTAAAGCAGGGAATGAAGTTTTTTCTGTTCACTGTCAAGTTGAAGAAGGAGGTGCTTGTTGGTCGACCTTCGTTTTTGATGTATAGCTTGGAGGACAGGGTGATTCCTCGATATAGAGTTATACAAATCATGAAGTCAAAGAGGCTGCTAAAAAAGGAGCCAAGTTTCTTACGTACTGTGAAGTTGACAGAAGACGTATTCTTGGAGAAGTACATATCCAAGTTTAGAGATCATGCAGAGGAGTTGCTGGTAGCTTACAAGGGTCATATGTTGGATTCTCCAGAAAAACAAG ACTGGGTTgggtttgttcttgttcttgtttattCTTGGATTTATATCTGTAGCTGTGTTTGTCAGACCAATGAAGTTCCAAGAAATGATAATGACTTAATTATGTCCATTACCAATTTTAGTTGTTCGGACGCTCTTTTTCCAGGTCCAGAGGTGatctga